A genome region from Variovorax paradoxus includes the following:
- a CDS encoding S1 family peptidase, with amino-acid sequence MTFKFSPARAALASFAVALPVLTASAQEARQGADLAPDALFARVSPSVWVVQASDAQGRVLATGSAVATGPGTAVTSCQLLAKASTVALKRDNVSYGATLALPDPERDLCQLRIANFNAPAIAVAPASALQVGMPLYAIGSPRGRELTLGTGMLAGLRRGNAGELEALQLAAAPEAGLGGAGLFDAQGRLAGLVSAAPAGSNAARLAVPASWIAELPARGRLAAEAAKNLPVSTASASASPAMSETARPSVIEYQLHDRLSNTYRKVIYRADAATDDRLSFNSGGWVEKPGGEVVSVTSAIAGEFDSAMPPGGWAKENLKEAAAWRARYSTTLGGVRVNMDLNATVMEDTTLTLGGREFKVVRIEYRGYTQRFANAGAVGGNQYGKYAANAWFSQELGRVVRFEVDTRGGASGGAFQVRETLELVSIR; translated from the coding sequence ATGACATTCAAGTTTTCCCCGGCGCGCGCAGCGCTCGCCTCGTTCGCCGTCGCCCTGCCCGTGCTCACCGCTTCTGCCCAGGAAGCTCGGCAAGGCGCCGATCTCGCACCCGATGCGCTGTTCGCGCGCGTGTCGCCCAGCGTGTGGGTGGTGCAGGCGAGCGACGCGCAAGGCAGGGTGCTGGCCACCGGCAGTGCCGTCGCCACCGGGCCCGGCACCGCGGTCACGAGCTGCCAGCTGCTCGCCAAGGCCAGCACGGTGGCGCTGAAGCGCGACAACGTCAGCTATGGCGCAACGCTGGCGTTGCCGGACCCCGAACGCGATCTCTGCCAGCTGCGCATTGCCAACTTCAATGCGCCCGCCATCGCCGTCGCGCCGGCGAGCGCCCTGCAGGTCGGCATGCCGCTGTATGCCATCGGTTCGCCCCGGGGCCGGGAACTGACATTGGGCACCGGCATGCTGGCGGGCCTGCGCCGCGGCAACGCCGGAGAGCTTGAAGCGCTGCAGCTCGCCGCCGCGCCCGAGGCGGGACTCGGCGGCGCCGGCCTGTTCGACGCGCAGGGGCGGCTCGCCGGGCTCGTCAGCGCGGCGCCCGCGGGCTCGAACGCGGCCAGGCTCGCCGTGCCTGCGTCATGGATCGCGGAACTGCCGGCGCGCGGCCGGCTGGCGGCCGAGGCGGCGAAGAACCTTCCGGTGTCCACGGCATCGGCATCCGCTTCGCCTGCCATGTCGGAAACGGCGCGTCCGAGCGTCATCGAATACCAGTTGCACGACCGTCTCAGCAACACCTACCGCAAGGTGATCTATCGCGCCGATGCGGCGACGGACGATCGCCTCAGCTTCAACAGCGGCGGCTGGGTCGAGAAGCCCGGCGGCGAGGTGGTCAGCGTGACGTCGGCGATCGCAGGCGAGTTCGATTCGGCCATGCCGCCGGGCGGATGGGCCAAGGAGAACCTGAAGGAAGCCGCGGCCTGGAGGGCCCGCTACTCGACCACGCTCGGAGGTGTCCGCGTCAACATGGACCTGAATGCGACGGTGATGGAAGACACCACGCTCACGCTCGGCGGCAGGGAATTCAAGGTCGTGCGGATCGAATACAGGGGCTACACCCAGCGCTTCGCCAACGCAGGCGCGGTGGGCGGCAATCAGTACGGCAAGTACGCCGCCAACGCGTGGTTCTCACAGGAACTGGGTCGCGTGGTCCGATTCGAGGTCGACACACGCGGCGGCGCGAGCGGCGGTGCGTTCCAGGTCAGGGAAACCCTCGAGCTGGTCAGCATCCGCTAG
- a CDS encoding YXWGXW repeat-containing protein: MKTIALAFSIGAASLLSVGALTVPTAAQAQPVVTVQVAPPPPRFERVPPPRRGYAWAPGHYEWRGGRHVWIGGTWVRARPGYAYRAPEWRQEGGRWQYSAGRWDRDGDGVPNRYDRRPNNPNRN; encoded by the coding sequence ATGAAAACGATCGCATTGGCTTTTTCCATCGGCGCGGCTTCGCTCCTGTCGGTGGGTGCATTGACTGTTCCCACTGCGGCGCAGGCACAACCCGTGGTCACCGTGCAGGTGGCACCGCCTCCGCCGCGCTTCGAGCGCGTGCCCCCGCCGCGCCGCGGCTATGCCTGGGCGCCGGGGCACTATGAATGGCGCGGTGGCCGCCATGTGTGGATCGGCGGTACCTGGGTCCGTGCGCGTCCGGGCTATGCCTACCGTGCACCGGAATGGCGCCAGGAAGGCGGCCGCTGGCAGTACAGCGCGGGCCGATGGGACCGCGACGGCGACGGCGTGCCGAACCGCTACGACCGCCGGCCGAACAACCCGAATCGCAACTGA
- a CDS encoding SGNH/GDSL hydrolase family protein: protein MTACCLALLALGVHAVTRDGDLPRQPAEAHWVASWAVAPLDFREMAAGPGGPTFSSPAGNDLRGQTLRQQIELSLDGERIRIRFSNRFGKTPLRIAAATAARGTGGDAFSPATLRVLHFGGRTSLTIAPGADAWSDGVELPVQAGQTVVVSAFFDRATPFSTVSMPEPGTAWVAAGNAVGAPKLKNPTPLVLNQIVTGLDVLTTKPVRTVVAFGDSITAGTSEGSFGAYPDMLATRLRDTRPAGQDVAVLNAGIGGNRLLSDGVGPSGLSRFELDALRQSGVTHAIVLLGTNDIGRTVFARVPGAELASRDWPTAERITEGLQQLVKQARAKGVKLLLGTVPPFKNTPYWNGANEALREAVNRWIRSRQDIDGVIDFDAALRDPADPQALNPLFDSGDHLHPNKAGHAAMAAAIDLRELEE from the coding sequence GTGACTGCCTGTTGCCTGGCATTGCTTGCCCTGGGTGTGCATGCCGTTACACGAGATGGCGACCTTCCCCGTCAACCCGCCGAGGCGCATTGGGTTGCGAGCTGGGCCGTGGCGCCGCTCGACTTCCGCGAGATGGCTGCGGGTCCCGGTGGCCCCACCTTTTCGTCGCCGGCGGGCAATGACCTGCGCGGCCAGACGCTGCGCCAGCAGATCGAACTCTCGCTGGACGGCGAGCGCATCCGCATCCGCTTTTCGAACCGCTTCGGCAAGACGCCGTTGCGCATCGCGGCCGCGACTGCCGCGCGTGGCACGGGTGGCGATGCGTTCTCGCCCGCCACGTTGCGTGTCCTGCATTTCGGAGGCCGCACCAGCCTGACCATCGCGCCAGGCGCCGATGCGTGGAGCGACGGCGTGGAGCTTCCCGTGCAGGCGGGACAGACGGTGGTGGTGAGCGCGTTCTTCGATCGCGCCACGCCGTTCTCGACCGTGTCCATGCCGGAGCCGGGCACCGCCTGGGTGGCCGCCGGCAATGCGGTGGGCGCGCCCAAGCTGAAGAACCCCACGCCGCTGGTGCTCAACCAGATCGTGACCGGGCTCGACGTGCTGACCACGAAGCCGGTGCGCACCGTGGTGGCCTTCGGCGACTCCATCACCGCGGGCACGTCGGAGGGCTCCTTCGGCGCGTACCCCGACATGCTGGCCACGCGCCTTCGCGACACGCGGCCGGCCGGGCAGGACGTGGCGGTGCTCAATGCCGGCATCGGCGGCAATCGCCTGCTGAGCGATGGCGTCGGGCCCAGCGGCCTTTCGCGTTTCGAGCTCGATGCCTTGCGGCAGAGCGGCGTGACCCACGCGATCGTGCTGCTCGGCACCAACGACATCGGCCGCACCGTGTTCGCGCGCGTGCCGGGCGCCGAACTGGCGAGCCGCGACTGGCCCACGGCCGAGCGCATCACCGAAGGGCTGCAGCAGCTCGTCAAGCAGGCCCGCGCCAAGGGCGTGAAGCTGCTGCTGGGCACCGTGCCGCCGTTCAAGAACACGCCTTACTGGAATGGTGCGAACGAGGCGCTGCGCGAGGCCGTCAACCGCTGGATCCGAAGCCGCCAGGACATCGACGGCGTGATCGATTTCGACGCCGCACTGCGCGACCCTGCCGACCCGCAGGCGCTGAATCCGTTGTTCGATTCGGGCGATCACCTGCACCCGAACAAGGCCGGCCATGCGGCCATGGCCGCGGCCATCGACCTTCGCGAACTGGAAGAGTGA
- a CDS encoding carboxyl transferase domain-containing protein, with protein sequence MFSKVLIANRGEIAVRLVRALRDLGIASVAVHARDDAAALHVQLADAAVALDATGPSAYLDVAELIAVARSQGCDAVHPGYGFLSERADFAQACADAGLVFIGPTPEQLGLFGDKARARALATQCDVPVMPGSAGAVTLAQAQAFFDEQHAQGAGVMVKAIGGGGGRGMRAVLNAGELPEAHARCMSEARAAFGIDGVYVERLMRNARHIEVQVLGDGRAVASLGERECTLQRRFQKLVEIAPSPSLPDGLRALLTQAALRMAKAVGYRGLGTFEFLVDAASATLPFVFIEANPRLQVEHTVTEAVTGLDLVQLQIAVAAGQQLAELGVEADRTAPQRGFALQWRINAETLDAQGHARPSGGTLARFDLPAGPGVRVDTHGYAGLAPSPHYDTLLAKLIVHSPSSRFADALRRSLRALDECHIDGIATNLPLLRAIAARPEFATQAVHTRFVEAHLGDLLAAASALPGHARKAAPAPDAQQPAADDGSDELTVKAPMPARLVQFEVEVGDVLPVGAQLGVLEAMKMEHLLHAPVAGRVVALLAAPGDYLVEGQSLLQLEAVDAQAVEAEARAEQDLDAIRPDLRKVIERHAYTLDANRKAAVDKRHAQRGRTARENIADLCDTAADPGNFIEYGALAIAAQTRRRTLEDLIANTPADGMVTGLGSINAKQFGPEVSRCAVLAYDYTVLAGTQGMRNHHKTDRLLAVAHQLGLPVVLFAEGGGGRPGDTDMPIVAGLNNHTFSQFAALSGKVPVVGIVHGRCFAGNAALLGCADVIIATKGSNIGMSGPAMIEGGGLGTFAPEQIGPSSVQSRNGVIDILVDDEAAAVAAAKQYLSYFQGATADWECADPRTLRHVVPENRLRVYDVRAAMRGVADTGSLLELRAGFGAGIVTALARIEGKPVGLMANNPHHLGGAIDVEAADKSARFMQLCNAHGLPIVSLCDTPGFMVGPDIEAQAQVRHVCRMFMVASHLRVPFFAVVLRKGYGLGAQAMTAGGFDAPVFTVAWPTGEFGAMGLEGAVRLGFRKELEAAEEGAERDALFKKLVAQQYANGEAIHMAQTLEIDAVIDPAETRTWLVRGLASAGKAKEPATAYVDTW encoded by the coding sequence GTGTTTTCCAAAGTTCTGATTGCCAACCGCGGCGAGATCGCGGTGCGCCTGGTGCGCGCGCTGCGCGACCTCGGCATTGCCAGCGTGGCCGTGCATGCGCGCGACGACGCGGCGGCGCTGCATGTGCAGCTGGCCGATGCCGCCGTCGCGCTCGATGCGACCGGGCCGTCCGCCTACCTCGATGTCGCCGAGCTCATCGCGGTGGCCAGGTCGCAGGGGTGCGATGCGGTGCATCCCGGCTACGGCTTCCTCAGCGAGCGCGCCGATTTCGCGCAGGCCTGCGCGGATGCGGGCCTCGTCTTCATCGGGCCCACGCCCGAGCAGCTCGGCCTGTTCGGCGACAAGGCGCGCGCCCGCGCGCTGGCCACGCAATGCGACGTGCCGGTGATGCCGGGCAGCGCGGGCGCGGTGACGCTCGCCCAGGCCCAGGCCTTCTTCGACGAGCAGCATGCGCAAGGTGCGGGCGTGATGGTCAAGGCGATCGGCGGCGGCGGCGGGCGCGGCATGCGCGCAGTGCTGAACGCCGGCGAGCTGCCCGAGGCGCACGCGCGCTGCATGTCGGAGGCCAGGGCGGCCTTCGGCATCGACGGCGTGTACGTGGAGCGGCTGATGCGCAATGCGCGGCATATCGAGGTGCAGGTGCTCGGCGACGGCCGCGCCGTGGCCAGCCTGGGCGAACGTGAGTGCACGCTGCAGCGGCGCTTCCAGAAACTGGTGGAAATCGCGCCGAGTCCGTCGCTGCCCGACGGGCTGCGCGCGCTGCTCACGCAGGCCGCGCTGCGCATGGCGAAGGCCGTGGGCTACCGCGGCCTCGGCACCTTCGAGTTCCTGGTCGATGCCGCGTCGGCGACCCTGCCCTTCGTGTTCATCGAGGCCAATCCGCGCCTGCAGGTCGAGCACACGGTGACCGAGGCGGTGACGGGGCTGGACCTGGTGCAGCTGCAGATTGCTGTGGCCGCCGGCCAGCAGCTGGCCGAGCTCGGCGTGGAGGCCGATCGCACGGCGCCGCAGCGCGGCTTTGCGCTGCAGTGGCGCATCAACGCCGAGACGCTCGACGCGCAGGGCCATGCGCGGCCCTCGGGCGGGACGCTGGCGCGCTTCGACCTGCCGGCCGGTCCCGGCGTGCGTGTCGACACGCACGGCTATGCGGGCCTCGCGCCTTCGCCGCACTACGACACGCTGCTGGCGAAGCTCATCGTGCATTCACCGTCGTCGCGTTTTGCGGACGCGTTGCGCCGTTCGCTGCGCGCGCTGGACGAATGCCACATCGACGGCATCGCCACCAACCTGCCGCTGCTGCGCGCCATCGCGGCGCGGCCCGAATTCGCGACGCAGGCGGTGCACACGCGCTTCGTGGAAGCGCACCTGGGCGACCTGCTCGCGGCCGCGTCGGCGCTGCCGGGCCATGCAAGAAAGGCCGCACCCGCACCGGATGCGCAGCAGCCCGCTGCCGACGACGGATCGGACGAGCTCACCGTCAAGGCACCGATGCCCGCGCGGCTCGTGCAGTTCGAGGTCGAGGTGGGCGACGTGCTGCCGGTCGGCGCGCAGCTCGGTGTGCTCGAGGCCATGAAGATGGAGCACCTGCTGCATGCACCCGTGGCAGGCCGCGTGGTGGCGCTGCTCGCGGCGCCGGGCGACTACCTCGTCGAAGGGCAGTCGCTGCTGCAGCTCGAGGCGGTCGATGCGCAGGCCGTCGAGGCCGAGGCGCGCGCCGAGCAGGACCTGGACGCGATCCGCCCCGACCTGCGCAAGGTCATCGAGCGCCATGCCTACACGCTGGACGCCAACCGGAAGGCCGCCGTCGACAAGCGCCACGCGCAGCGCGGACGTACCGCGCGCGAGAACATCGCCGACCTGTGCGACACGGCGGCCGACCCCGGCAACTTCATCGAATACGGCGCGCTCGCCATCGCCGCGCAGACGCGCCGCCGCACGCTCGAGGACCTGATCGCCAACACGCCCGCCGACGGCATGGTCACCGGCCTGGGCAGCATCAACGCGAAGCAGTTCGGCCCCGAAGTGTCGCGCTGCGCCGTGCTGGCCTACGACTACACCGTGCTGGCCGGCACGCAGGGCATGCGCAACCACCACAAGACCGACCGCCTGCTGGCGGTGGCGCACCAGCTCGGGCTGCCGGTGGTGCTGTTCGCCGAAGGCGGCGGCGGCCGGCCGGGCGACACCGACATGCCGATCGTGGCGGGGCTGAACAACCACACCTTCAGCCAGTTCGCGGCGCTCTCGGGCAAGGTGCCGGTGGTGGGCATCGTGCACGGCCGATGCTTCGCGGGCAACGCGGCGCTGCTGGGTTGCGCCGACGTGATCATCGCGACGAAGGGCAGCAACATCGGCATGAGCGGGCCGGCCATGATCGAAGGCGGCGGCCTCGGCACCTTCGCGCCCGAGCAGATCGGCCCGAGCAGCGTGCAGTCGCGCAACGGCGTGATCGACATCCTGGTGGATGACGAAGCGGCCGCGGTGGCTGCGGCGAAGCAGTACCTCTCGTACTTCCAGGGCGCGACCGCCGACTGGGAATGTGCCGACCCGCGCACGCTGCGGCATGTGGTGCCCGAGAACCGCCTGCGCGTGTACGACGTGCGCGCCGCCATGCGCGGCGTGGCCGACACCGGCTCGCTGCTCGAGCTGCGCGCGGGTTTCGGCGCGGGCATCGTCACCGCGCTTGCGCGCATCGAGGGCAAGCCCGTCGGGCTGATGGCGAACAACCCGCATCACCTCGGTGGCGCCATCGATGTCGAAGCGGCCGACAAGTCCGCGCGCTTCATGCAGCTGTGCAATGCGCACGGCCTGCCGATCGTTTCGCTGTGCGACACGCCGGGCTTCATGGTCGGCCCCGACATCGAGGCGCAGGCGCAGGTGCGCCACGTGTGCCGGATGTTCATGGTGGCCTCGCACCTGCGCGTGCCGTTCTTCGCCGTGGTGCTGCGCAAGGGCTACGGGCTGGGTGCGCAGGCAATGACGGCAGGCGGCTTCGATGCGCCCGTGTTCACGGTGGCATGGCCCACCGGAGAGTTCGGCGCCATGGGCCTGGAAGGTGCCGTCCGGTTGGGATTCCGCAAGGAACTGGAAGCGGCCGAGGAGGGCGCCGAACGCGACGCGCTGTTCAAAAAGCTCGTGGCCCAGCAGTACGCCAACGGCGAGGCGATCCACATGGCGCAGACGCTGGAGATCGATGCGGTGATCGACCCTGCCGAAACGCGCACCTGGCTGGTGCGTGGATTGGCCTCGGCCGGCAAGGCGAAGGAGCCTGCCACCGCGTATGTAGACACTTGGTAA
- a CDS encoding AMP-binding protein: METSHTAAQNLRELPDRIEQPLHEYLRTHARERGASPACIWYGHAMSWAELDSASDAFGARLQALGVQKGEPVVLFMNNCPQYLVAHFGIQKIGAIVCPSGPLNKEHELAYQVNDLKARAIVAAASLLPVVNKVQPGSSLEHVFVVHYADLLPAPTSIDLPAELAAERNAVRSVPEGCEDFLAVMKAGARPQPVAIDMDDVALMTYTSGTTGLPKGAMLSYGNALYKTRAAADCNGVGPDDVLLSIAPLYHIAGMLMGVNVPVLSGAVSVLLHRFDPRAVLQAIAACRVSWWYSIAPMNVACMQVDDIADFDLSSLRMNPVTSFGIAFTEPLARQWRSHATGCTSFEAAYGLSETHTCDTYTPHHAPRWGTQGIAVPGVTIRIIDTDTQADMPVGEVGEIVLTSKGSFKGYWNKPEATAATLRNGWVHTGDMGKLDADGYLTFIGRFKEMIKVSGYSVFPEEVETILIKHPAVAQAAAIAQPDPEKGEVVKAFIVRKPGAALEADALIAWARDNMASYKAPRAVSFIDALPTTGAGKVLRRLLKDKA; the protein is encoded by the coding sequence ATGGAGACAAGCCACACCGCAGCGCAGAACCTGCGCGAGCTGCCCGACCGCATCGAGCAGCCCCTGCACGAGTACCTGCGCACGCATGCCCGCGAGCGCGGCGCGAGCCCCGCCTGCATCTGGTACGGCCACGCGATGAGCTGGGCCGAGCTCGACAGCGCGAGCGACGCCTTCGGGGCGCGGCTGCAGGCGCTCGGCGTGCAGAAGGGCGAGCCCGTGGTGCTCTTCATGAACAACTGCCCGCAGTACCTCGTGGCGCATTTCGGCATCCAGAAGATCGGCGCCATCGTCTGCCCGAGCGGACCGCTCAACAAGGAGCACGAGCTGGCCTACCAGGTCAACGACCTGAAGGCGCGCGCGATCGTCGCGGCCGCGTCGCTGCTGCCGGTGGTGAACAAGGTGCAGCCCGGCAGTTCGCTCGAGCACGTGTTCGTGGTGCACTACGCCGACCTGCTGCCGGCCCCCACGTCGATCGACCTGCCGGCCGAACTCGCCGCGGAGCGCAACGCGGTGCGCAGCGTGCCCGAAGGCTGCGAGGACTTCCTCGCCGTGATGAAGGCCGGCGCCAGGCCGCAGCCCGTGGCCATCGACATGGACGACGTCGCGCTCATGACCTACACATCGGGCACCACGGGTCTGCCCAAGGGCGCGATGCTGAGCTACGGCAACGCGCTCTACAAGACGCGCGCCGCGGCCGACTGCAATGGCGTGGGGCCGGACGACGTGCTGCTGTCCATCGCGCCGCTGTACCACATCGCGGGCATGCTGATGGGCGTCAACGTGCCGGTGCTCAGCGGCGCCGTTTCGGTGCTGCTGCACCGCTTCGATCCGCGTGCCGTGCTGCAGGCCATCGCGGCCTGCCGGGTGAGCTGGTGGTACAGCATCGCGCCGATGAACGTGGCCTGCATGCAGGTGGACGACATCGCGGACTTCGACCTGTCGAGCCTGCGGATGAACCCGGTGACCAGCTTCGGCATTGCCTTCACCGAGCCGCTGGCGCGGCAGTGGCGCTCGCACGCGACCGGCTGCACCTCGTTCGAGGCCGCCTACGGCCTGAGCGAGACGCACACCTGCGACACCTACACGCCGCACCACGCGCCGCGCTGGGGCACGCAGGGCATCGCGGTGCCGGGCGTGACGATCCGCATCATCGACACCGACACCCAGGCCGACATGCCCGTGGGCGAGGTCGGCGAGATCGTGCTGACCAGCAAGGGCTCGTTCAAGGGCTACTGGAACAAGCCCGAGGCCACGGCTGCCACGCTGCGCAACGGCTGGGTGCATACCGGCGACATGGGCAAGCTCGACGCCGACGGCTACCTCACCTTCATCGGCCGCTTCAAGGAGATGATCAAGGTCTCGGGCTACAGCGTGTTCCCGGAAGAGGTCGAGACCATCCTCATCAAGCACCCGGCAGTGGCGCAGGCCGCGGCCATCGCGCAGCCCGACCCCGAGAAGGGCGAGGTGGTGAAGGCCTTCATCGTGCGCAAGCCCGGCGCCGCGCTCGAGGCCGATGCGCTCATCGCCTGGGCGCGCGACAACATGGCGAGCTACAAGGCGCCGCGCGCCGTGAGCTTCATCGACGCACTGCCCACCACCGGCGCCGGCAAGGTGCTGCGCCGCCTCCTCAAGGACAAGGCCTGA
- a CDS encoding TetR/AcrR family transcriptional regulator, with amino-acid sequence MGITSATRQKPSGDQSETTARPHLPQGTGRQRAATQGTDLQRERILQAAAQLFAAQGYANTTMAQIVRALGVTKPFVYYYFRDKQEIFETLSWRPAVDCFTALDFAATDPRRASEKVLEGIERLIRATITHHPVAFFAYREPQVYRPEYIAAQKKLAHHFYDLLCPLLEEARRDGDLDFAETKITALAACSLPGFLYSWYRPGGRLSPDDVVAELTKLASRVIGLRARD; translated from the coding sequence ATGGGTATAACTTCCGCGACACGGCAAAAACCCTCTGGAGACCAGAGCGAGACGACGGCACGGCCGCACCTTCCCCAGGGCACCGGGCGGCAGCGCGCGGCCACGCAGGGAACCGACCTCCAGCGCGAGCGCATCCTGCAGGCGGCCGCGCAGCTCTTCGCGGCGCAGGGCTACGCCAACACCACCATGGCGCAGATCGTGCGCGCGCTGGGCGTCACCAAGCCCTTCGTGTACTACTACTTCCGCGACAAGCAGGAGATCTTCGAGACGTTGTCGTGGCGCCCCGCGGTCGACTGCTTCACCGCGCTCGACTTTGCGGCCACCGACCCGCGCCGCGCCAGCGAGAAGGTGCTCGAGGGCATCGAGCGGCTCATCCGCGCGACCATCACGCACCACCCGGTGGCCTTCTTCGCGTACCGCGAGCCGCAGGTGTACCGGCCCGAATACATCGCCGCGCAGAAGAAGCTCGCGCACCACTTCTACGACCTGCTGTGTCCGCTGCTCGAGGAGGCGCGCCGCGACGGCGACCTCGACTTCGCGGAAACCAAGATCACCGCCCTCGCCGCCTGCAGCCTCCCCGGCTTTCTCTACAGCTGGTACCGCCCGGGCGGGCGCCTGTCGCCCGACGACGTGGTGGCCGAGCTCACGAAGCTCGCCAGCCGCGTGATCGGGCTGCGCGCCAGAGACTGA
- a CDS encoding branched-chain amino acid ABC transporter substrate-binding protein gives MKLEKAPLARIALASMFCIAGAAHAQQTYKIAYIDPLSGPFANVGELMLMHTQYAIEDINARGGVLGGTKLQLLQFDSKLSAQESQSALQAAIDQGAKAIVTGGSGSSVVTALVQSVARWNQRNPGKELLVLNHSSIDPEMTGKACSFWHFQTEANTAMKMKALANYIKKTPEVKKVYLLNQDYAHGKQWASYGRQLVGLARPDIQFVGETLHPIGRVKDFAPYIANVRQSGADSVITGNWGQDMTLLLKAAGDAGYDLRYFNHSAGSVPGTVTAVSQAKLGQLTWVAEWHPGEAGTPKADALAKAYKAKTGKDFLAPRIDMTPRLLAAAIDKAGSADTVKVARALEDLTFDSVVGPVRMRGEDHQLLLPQVVNTIAPVDGKTVKVGWEGTNYGFRTDAVYTGNELAQGTDCKMVRP, from the coding sequence ATGAAGCTCGAGAAGGCGCCACTGGCGCGGATCGCCCTTGCGTCAATGTTCTGCATCGCAGGTGCCGCGCATGCGCAGCAGACCTACAAGATCGCCTACATCGATCCGCTCTCGGGGCCCTTCGCCAACGTCGGCGAGCTGATGCTGATGCACACGCAGTACGCCATCGAGGACATCAACGCCCGGGGCGGCGTGCTGGGCGGCACGAAGCTGCAACTGCTGCAGTTCGACAGCAAGCTTTCGGCGCAGGAAAGCCAGAGTGCGCTGCAGGCGGCGATCGACCAGGGCGCGAAGGCCATCGTGACCGGCGGCTCGGGCTCGTCGGTGGTGACGGCGCTGGTGCAGTCGGTGGCGCGCTGGAACCAGCGCAACCCGGGCAAGGAGCTGCTGGTGCTGAACCATTCCTCCATCGACCCCGAGATGACGGGCAAGGCCTGCAGCTTCTGGCACTTCCAGACCGAGGCCAACACCGCGATGAAGATGAAGGCGCTGGCCAACTACATCAAGAAGACGCCCGAGGTGAAGAAGGTGTACCTGCTGAACCAGGACTACGCGCACGGCAAGCAATGGGCCAGCTACGGCCGGCAGCTGGTAGGACTGGCGCGGCCGGACATCCAGTTCGTCGGCGAGACGCTGCATCCCATCGGCCGCGTGAAAGACTTCGCGCCCTACATCGCCAACGTCAGGCAGAGCGGCGCCGATTCGGTCATCACCGGCAACTGGGGCCAGGACATGACGCTGCTGCTGAAGGCCGCCGGCGACGCGGGCTACGACCTGCGCTACTTCAACCACAGCGCGGGCTCGGTGCCGGGCACCGTCACCGCCGTGTCGCAGGCGAAGCTGGGCCAGCTGACCTGGGTGGCCGAGTGGCATCCGGGCGAGGCCGGCACGCCGAAGGCGGACGCGCTGGCGAAGGCCTACAAGGCGAAGACCGGCAAGGACTTCCTCGCGCCGCGCATCGACATGACGCCGCGCCTGCTGGCCGCGGCCATCGACAAGGCCGGCAGCGCCGACACCGTCAAGGTCGCACGCGCGCTCGAAGACCTCACCTTCGACTCCGTGGTGGGCCCGGTGCGCATGCGCGGCGAGGACCACCAGCTGCTGCTGCCGCAGGTGGTGAACACCATCGCGCCGGTGGACGGCAAGACGGTGAAGGTGGGCTGGGAAGGCACGAACTACGGCTTCCGCACCGATGCGGTGTACACCGGCAACGAGCTGGCGCAGGGCACCGATTGCAAGATGGTCCGGCCCTGA